One window of Athalia rosae chromosome 2, iyAthRosa1.1, whole genome shotgun sequence genomic DNA carries:
- the LOC125499858 gene encoding uncharacterized protein LOC125499858: MRELLVTITLLSVQVSSDEFEARKRLELPPEVDPNFWPVRGRRSYWENVETSTSGQLFGNYFIKNENPRMASAVHFARRNHLQSPLDTNFYDNGFATPTRRGFTWIPAYTTDVSPVGSDEQDYEGISPGIWGSRFCSRKKPISVVIPYGEDSNMISAASGICPGLRCGGDPVGRNRGRREDERWRTQKPLYVDEPRWIEIDYNQGNWEGSKQNEDPFFVARGKRRLDDGNFSDIRERRHLDDLIDSYNSEPFFITRGKRSLKNDDLDGLQVPKIWNERSGRNLWDNSGEDNEESRKVLESEKVKTTDSLKSILKNSSEDLKFSGTTTSTTTKSLGNLQLDLDNKRIARSPVGPKNVNSELETSSAEGGNVKNWETYNLQKNDEFIPAKPDRYSRPRDKHSNLQSILEEPFFISRGKKDDDEKYSEIYKVPSSDRDRTISPRTLSNFLRIYENRRRFRTTDGLEFPRGTEYGADASNRDDDEEPLNYGIIRIRKSKLDGTDDEPPRSRRGMLEELLDQKTDDPFYVARGKKFVYNTKPSIPSSYDNSQTSKPNKYSLFSKTTQTKLLRKLSNFPKKPFTHVVPEDLHEAESNIQGDKNFWNMFNNNAIN, encoded by the exons ATGCGAGAGCTGCTCGTTACGATAACCCTCCTCTCCGTACAGGTTTCGTCAGATGAGTTTGAG GCTAGAAAGAGACTCGAACTTCCACCGGAAGTTGATCCGAATTTTTGGCCGGTGAGAGGCAGACGGTCCTATTGGGAGAACGTCGAAACGTCAACTTCTGGACAATTGTttggtaattattttataaaaaatgaaaatcctaGAATGGCATCCGCAGTTCACTTTGCGCGTCGGAATCACCTACAGAGTCCGTTAGATACAAATTTCTACGACAACGG ATTCGCGACTCCTACCAGACGGGGTTTTACCTGGATACCGGCCTATACCACGGACGTGAGTCCTGTGGGATCCGATGAACAGGACTACGAGGGAATATCTCCTGGAATTTGGGGTTCCCGGTTTTGTTCGAGAAAGAAGCCGATCTCGGTTGTCATCCCGTACGGAGAAGACTCGAATATGATATCTGCCGCGTCGGGTATTTGTCCTGGATTACGATGCGGTGGGGATCCCGTAGGAAGAAACAGAGGTCGTAGGGAAGACGAAAGATGGCGAACGCAGAAACCATTGTACGTCGACGAACCGCGTTGGATAGAAATAGACTACAATCAAGGAAACTGGGAAGGTTCGAAGCAAAATGAGGACCCCTTCTTCGTGGCCAGAGGGAAAAGGCGTCTGgacgatggaaatttttcggatatCAGGGAACGACGACATCTGGATGACCTAATAGATTCCTATAACTCTGAACCGTTTTTCATCACAAGGGGTAaaagaagtttgaaaaacgaCGACCTCGACGGTCTTCAGGTACCGAAAATTTGGAATGAACGGAGCGGGAGAAACCTGTGGGATAACTCTGGAGAGGATAACGAGGAATCAAGAAAAGTTTTAGAAAGTGAAAAGGTCAAAACAACCGACTCTCTAAAGTCGATTTTGAAGAACTCTTCGGAGGATCTAAAGTTTTCAGGTActacaacatcaacaacaacaaagtcTTTAGGGAACCTGCAATTAGATCTTGATAATAAAAGAATAGCCCGCTCTCCCGTAGGTCCGAAAAACGTTAACAGCGAATTAGAGACGTCATCCGCGGAAGGTGGTAACGTCAAAAATTGGGAAACTTATAATTTACAAAAGAATGATGAATTTATTCCCGCCAAGCCAGACCGTTATTCGAGACCTCGCGACAAGCACTCTAATCTTCAGAGTATCCTGGAGGAACCGTTTTTCATATCCAGAGGTaaaaaagacgacgacgaaaaatattccgaaattTATAAAGTGCCGTCTAGCGATCGAGATCGAACGATAAGTCCCCGAACATTGTCAAACTTTTTGAGAATTTACGAAAACAGAAGACGTTTCCGCACAACCGATGGCCTTGAATTTCCACGAGGTACGGAATACGGTGCCGATGCTTCgaatcgcgacgacgacgaggaaccGCTAAATTACGGTATCATTAGAATTCGTAAGTCAAAACTCGACGGTACGGACGATGAACCTCCACGAAGTCGCAGAGGAATGCTAGAAGAATTATTAGACCAAAAAACTGACGACCCTTTTTACGTCGCACGGGGTAAAAAATTCGTCTACAACACCAAGCCTTCGATTCCCAGTAGTTACGATAATTCTCAAACCTCCAAACCCAACAAGTATTCCCTATTTTCCAAAACCACACAAACGAAACTACTCcgaaaactttcgaattttccaaaaaaaccTTTCACCCACGTCGTACCGGAGGATTTACATGAAGCGGAAAGTAACATCCaaggggataaaaatttctggaaCATGTTCAACAACAACGCGATAAACTAg